Proteins encoded together in one Chitinophaga sp. LS1 window:
- a CDS encoding 6-phosphogluconolactonase, with protein sequence MTAITAGQLAVNIYENRQALGQAAATMAAQQIKELLQQQPVVNIIFAAAGSQLEFLAALIREDLEWNRVQAFHMDEYTGLPDGHPQLFSNFLRERIFGKVSFKNIFYINGQATDIHIECSRYAALLKTNPVDITFMGIGENAHLAFNDPHVALFNDSKLVKIVDLDDACKQQQVNEGCFPQAADVPPYAYTLTIPALLNAKYIYCMVPGATKAQAVYHTLKNDISEKYPSTILRKHENTIMFLDKESAALII encoded by the coding sequence ATGACAGCAATTACAGCAGGACAGTTAGCCGTTAATATTTATGAAAATCGTCAGGCGCTTGGACAAGCTGCAGCTACGATGGCCGCACAGCAGATAAAAGAGCTGTTGCAGCAGCAGCCTGTAGTCAATATCATCTTTGCCGCAGCCGGTTCGCAACTGGAGTTTCTGGCTGCTTTGATCAGGGAAGACCTCGAATGGAACAGGGTTCAGGCATTTCATATGGACGAATACACGGGTCTGCCGGATGGACATCCACAGCTGTTCAGTAATTTCCTGAGAGAAAGGATTTTCGGCAAAGTGTCGTTTAAAAATATTTTTTACATTAACGGACAGGCCACTGACATTCATATTGAATGTAGCAGGTATGCGGCTTTGCTGAAAACGAATCCTGTAGATATCACCTTCATGGGCATTGGTGAAAATGCCCACCTGGCCTTTAACGATCCGCATGTGGCTTTGTTTAACGACAGCAAGCTGGTGAAAATAGTAGACCTGGACGATGCCTGCAAGCAGCAGCAGGTAAACGAAGGTTGCTTTCCACAAGCCGCTGATGTACCTCCATATGCTTATACACTCACCATTCCTGCTCTGCTCAACGCGAAGTATATTTATTGTATGGTGCCAGGAGCAACAAAGGCACAGGCCGTATATCATACACTAAAAAATGATATCTCAGAAAAATACCCTTCAACCATCTTAAGGAAACATGAAAACACAATCATGTTCCTTGACAAGGAAAGTGCCGCACTGATCATCTAA
- a CDS encoding TonB-dependent receptor: MKAGIHLLRTLFFFTASLICLVSDVTAQQSPGNIKGLITDTEGNALPGASVKIKGTTKGVSTGTAGTFELQGVKEGSYTLQINYMGYAPMETEVKVKGGSTVVKDIKMSSNVHSLSTIQVSSVMEGQQKALNQQRNADNIKQVVSADVMGRFPDLNVAESMQRLPGVTIGRNTSGEGATVQLRGTPGNFTNINVNGEQIMGSSEDGERNATLDLIPVNVLSSMEVIKTLTPDLDGDAIAGVVNMKSPTAISLKPRLALDAGLGYNQLRSKSNGIGNISYGQRFFQNENNPNGKLGVILTGSYYRTTNGYDEVNAQVWELKDFGDGKDSIYFPTDIRYLYTENQRTRVGASATIDYNFSPVTNLVLNVMYSDRDNNMTRYRKRTRMQTKNTSVDADGNYVTSKGRSYNEIKDASEDNGNLNFNLQGETQIGRVKLDGGAFYSISKLKSRNNTFNFITGNIPLTISKLNEDYLMATGTDWRNDASLFTYNTIERDYFNIEGKNFVAKINATVPYKIGNNSAIFKAGVKVKSMHNKRYKLPNTLVANFSGDAADGKLTNFAGLTNVDDELLDGNFDFGLGVDKTSTINYFNKHYAANDGTFTTDESSTRVSKDAYFYDAVETITAGYLMNRIQFNRFMLLGGLRVERTDVNYKGNIITQDEDEQWASTTLAKKTNSYVRFLPNIQGKYDLTKSSLIRGGVTFGYSRPNFADLVPGRIINILSETVTDGNPELKPAFSTNVDLMAEKYLSNLGILSGGIFYKKIDKFQYNSVINLDGDEFEGADQYTGWRYYQTLNGNSANVYGLELNAQANMTFLPGFLKGFTIFANYTYSHSDADAQFRKNLRLPGQATHSANGSLAYSLKGFTIQGNLNYNGSYVVSLGDDADKDVIRDARVQVDANASYQLSKYFTVYVEAQNLTNAPQRSYFGNKQRIYEKQFYSYWGRAGLKFRF, from the coding sequence ATGAAAGCAGGTATTCACCTGTTACGGACGCTCTTTTTCTTTACAGCGTCACTGATATGCCTTGTATCGGATGTAACAGCACAACAGTCGCCGGGCAACATTAAAGGCCTGATTACAGATACGGAAGGTAATGCCCTGCCGGGAGCTTCCGTGAAAATTAAAGGAACTACAAAAGGGGTGTCTACCGGTACCGCCGGCACCTTTGAGTTGCAAGGTGTGAAAGAGGGCTCCTATACTCTTCAGATCAACTATATGGGGTACGCCCCGATGGAAACAGAGGTGAAGGTAAAAGGTGGCAGCACAGTAGTGAAGGATATAAAGATGTCGTCAAATGTTCACAGCCTTTCCACGATCCAGGTATCGAGTGTAATGGAAGGCCAGCAGAAAGCGCTGAACCAGCAGCGGAATGCCGACAACATTAAGCAGGTAGTCTCTGCTGACGTGATGGGCCGTTTTCCTGATCTGAACGTGGCCGAATCTATGCAACGCCTGCCGGGTGTCACCATTGGCCGCAATACCAGTGGAGAGGGCGCCACAGTACAGCTGAGGGGTACGCCGGGGAACTTTACCAACATCAATGTAAATGGCGAGCAGATCATGGGCTCTTCTGAGGATGGTGAACGTAATGCTACCCTGGATCTCATCCCTGTCAATGTGCTTTCTTCCATGGAAGTGATCAAAACGCTCACCCCGGACCTGGACGGAGACGCTATCGCGGGGGTCGTGAATATGAAATCTCCTACCGCCATCTCACTTAAACCCAGGCTTGCCCTTGATGCAGGACTTGGCTACAACCAACTGAGAAGTAAATCCAATGGGATTGGCAACATTTCGTACGGCCAGCGTTTCTTCCAGAACGAGAACAATCCAAACGGAAAGCTTGGCGTGATACTCACTGGCAGCTATTACCGCACTACTAACGGTTATGATGAAGTAAATGCACAGGTATGGGAGCTAAAGGACTTCGGAGATGGGAAAGACTCTATCTATTTCCCTACTGATATCAGGTATCTCTACACGGAAAATCAGCGAACAAGGGTAGGAGCTTCTGCTACTATCGACTATAACTTTTCTCCGGTAACTAACCTTGTGCTGAACGTGATGTACAGCGACAGGGATAATAACATGACGAGATACAGGAAACGTACTCGCATGCAGACAAAGAATACCTCTGTTGATGCAGACGGCAATTATGTGACCAGTAAGGGTCGCTCATACAACGAAATAAAAGATGCATCAGAAGATAATGGGAACCTGAATTTTAATCTCCAGGGTGAAACCCAGATCGGAAGAGTAAAGCTGGATGGAGGTGCCTTCTATAGCATCTCTAAACTGAAAAGCAGGAACAACACATTTAACTTTATTACAGGAAATATACCTCTGACCATCAGTAAACTGAACGAAGATTATCTGATGGCTACAGGTACTGACTGGCGGAATGATGCTTCCCTTTTTACCTACAACACCATTGAACGTGATTACTTTAATATTGAAGGCAAAAATTTTGTTGCTAAAATCAATGCCACTGTGCCCTATAAAATAGGTAACAACTCCGCCATTTTTAAAGCAGGCGTGAAGGTGAAGTCCATGCACAATAAGCGGTATAAGCTGCCCAATACTCTGGTAGCTAACTTTAGCGGAGATGCCGCAGATGGTAAGCTCACTAACTTCGCCGGCTTGACTAATGTTGATGATGAGCTGCTGGACGGAAATTTTGACTTTGGTCTGGGTGTCGATAAAACCTCCACCATCAACTACTTTAACAAGCATTACGCTGCCAACGATGGCACCTTTACCACTGATGAATCCAGTACACGAGTAAGCAAAGACGCATATTTTTATGATGCAGTAGAAACCATAACAGCAGGATATCTCATGAACCGGATCCAGTTCAACCGGTTCATGTTACTGGGCGGCCTTCGTGTAGAACGCACAGACGTAAACTACAAAGGCAACATCATTACCCAGGACGAGGATGAACAGTGGGCTTCCACCACCCTGGCAAAGAAGACAAACAGCTATGTGCGGTTTCTGCCTAACATCCAGGGTAAATATGATCTTACAAAGTCATCTCTGATTCGTGGTGGTGTGACCTTTGGCTATTCCCGTCCGAATTTCGCAGACCTCGTGCCTGGCCGTATCATCAATATCCTCAGCGAAACCGTGACCGATGGTAATCCTGAGCTGAAGCCGGCATTCTCTACCAATGTAGACCTGATGGCAGAAAAATACCTGTCTAACCTGGGTATCCTTTCCGGGGGCATCTTCTATAAGAAGATCGACAAGTTCCAATACAACAGCGTGATCAACCTGGACGGAGATGAATTTGAGGGGGCAGATCAATATACAGGCTGGAGATATTACCAGACGCTGAATGGTAACTCTGCTAATGTATACGGACTGGAGTTGAATGCACAGGCAAATATGACCTTCCTGCCAGGATTCCTGAAAGGATTCACCATTTTCGCTAACTATACTTACAGCCACTCTGATGCTGATGCACAGTTCCGTAAGAACCTGCGTCTGCCTGGTCAGGCCACACACAGTGCCAACGGCTCTCTGGCATATTCTTTAAAGGGGTTCACTATCCAGGGTAATCTTAACTACAACGGATCTTACGTCGTAAGCCTGGGTGATGATGCGGATAAAGATGTGATCAGGGATGCACGTGTGCAGGTGGATGCCAATGCATCTTACCAACTCAGCAAATACTTTACTGTATACGTGGAGGCACAAAATCTTACAAATGCCCCCCAGCGCTCTTATTTCGGTAACAAGCAGCGCATTTACGAAAAGCAATTTTATTCCTATTGGGGACGTGCCGGTCTCAAATTCAGATTTTAA
- a CDS encoding glycoside hydrolase family 20 zincin-like fold domain-containing protein, with product MTAYRNLFLLMGMFLPMVFTHAAVLPVIPYPQFVKEGKDNVSMPVKLLLTGKDSAMQARLLRHWQLPAASGPQEAISLYIISGNATINALVRRYAQNNIEKIGKEGYILVINHQHRFIAANDEVGLFYGLQTLRQLTGAHWKTAVTIIDWPDFPARVVFDDISRGPISTVDYIKKQIQRLAELKVNYLSFYIEHVVQPLSHPDFAPADGKLTIRQIRELSDYAADYHMQLVGNFQSFGHFEKILALPQYRHMGESATLISPLDDSARIFLKDVIGELCDAFSAPWFNVNCDETFGIDKGRSAKYVDSVGIPKFYAGFLQLLYDVVKQHGKKMMMWGDMALKHTEILDLLPRDIMYLSWEYGDQANFDQWIKPFARRGLQYMVCPGIVNSYRMFPDMIMAKKNIGGFIKQGRESGAAGVFTTVWDDGGTYLFDADWYGVYLAADKSWNTGADGFDLRFENVAYGTYNGNYVNALFTLMQLREQPVTYNLNDQLWKQQIVPDSGKQMILNNNSIAEALHIVRIATSLSHRAVPALHPEDLAAMQLVIHQYELMLRTRQVMVDPDMSTDSLVAAYKATAETFRKLWLNENQPYWLDTVLHSWSQKVKELQELPARRKDIIPTTSFYFTNWLLCGNLPSIDGMDKALQPSPGDVYIYDGNKYRWQKFAATNGGIIDLEEKYLPSVVYAYCQLQTDSARVVDAWLTAGDSTVLYCNGHEVKTVQNPVQLPLHTGINHILIRSTGNRRRFTFRLRDDLVITNHKHKYQINSKTNRYEVD from the coding sequence ATGACAGCTTATAGAAATCTATTTCTATTAATGGGGATGTTTTTGCCCATGGTATTCACGCACGCAGCTGTTCTACCGGTAATTCCTTATCCGCAGTTTGTAAAGGAGGGGAAAGACAATGTCAGCATGCCTGTAAAGTTACTGCTGACTGGAAAGGACAGTGCTATGCAGGCACGTCTCCTTCGCCACTGGCAACTGCCGGCAGCATCCGGTCCGCAGGAAGCCATTAGCCTATATATCATTAGTGGTAATGCAACTATCAATGCGCTTGTCCGGCGTTATGCACAAAATAATATTGAGAAAATAGGAAAAGAAGGATATATACTAGTCATCAATCACCAACATCGGTTCATAGCTGCCAACGATGAAGTTGGACTGTTTTACGGTTTACAAACGCTAAGACAGCTTACAGGGGCACACTGGAAAACAGCAGTCACCATTATTGACTGGCCTGATTTTCCAGCCCGGGTAGTGTTTGACGACATCAGCCGCGGTCCCATATCGACAGTCGATTATATAAAAAAGCAAATTCAACGCCTGGCAGAGTTAAAGGTCAATTATCTCTCGTTTTATATAGAACATGTAGTACAGCCACTATCTCATCCGGATTTTGCCCCGGCAGATGGAAAGCTGACTATCCGGCAAATCCGTGAACTAAGCGATTATGCAGCAGATTATCACATGCAGCTGGTAGGAAATTTTCAGTCGTTCGGCCACTTTGAGAAGATCCTCGCATTACCTCAATACAGGCATATGGGAGAATCAGCTACGCTCATCTCACCACTTGACGACAGTGCACGCATATTCCTGAAGGATGTAATTGGAGAGCTGTGCGATGCCTTCAGCGCGCCCTGGTTTAATGTAAACTGTGACGAAACATTTGGAATTGATAAAGGACGATCAGCAAAATATGTTGACAGCGTAGGCATCCCGAAGTTTTATGCCGGCTTTCTCCAATTACTATATGATGTCGTGAAACAACATGGTAAAAAAATGATGATGTGGGGAGATATGGCCTTAAAGCATACGGAAATTCTGGACCTCCTCCCCAGAGACATCATGTACCTCTCATGGGAATATGGAGACCAGGCGAACTTTGATCAGTGGATAAAACCTTTTGCCCGGCGGGGATTACAGTATATGGTATGCCCGGGTATTGTCAACTCTTACCGCATGTTTCCTGATATGATCATGGCGAAAAAAAACATAGGCGGATTTATTAAACAGGGCAGGGAGAGCGGTGCCGCTGGTGTGTTTACTACGGTGTGGGATGATGGCGGCACCTACCTTTTTGATGCAGACTGGTATGGGGTTTACCTTGCTGCAGACAAAAGCTGGAATACGGGTGCTGATGGGTTTGATCTCCGCTTTGAAAACGTTGCATATGGTACGTATAATGGTAACTATGTAAATGCTCTTTTTACGCTGATGCAGCTGCGTGAACAGCCAGTTACCTATAACCTGAATGATCAGCTGTGGAAACAACAGATTGTACCTGACAGCGGCAAACAAATGATCCTGAATAATAACAGTATAGCCGAGGCATTACATATTGTGAGAATAGCCACTAGCCTAAGCCACCGGGCAGTGCCTGCGCTTCATCCGGAAGATCTTGCAGCGATGCAGCTGGTCATCCATCAGTATGAGCTGATGCTGCGAACCAGGCAGGTTATGGTAGATCCTGATATGAGCACAGACAGTCTCGTAGCAGCCTACAAGGCTACTGCCGAAACCTTCAGGAAGCTATGGTTGAATGAAAATCAACCTTACTGGCTGGATACGGTGTTACACTCCTGGTCACAAAAGGTGAAGGAATTACAGGAGCTGCCAGCCCGTAGAAAGGATATCATACCAACAACCTCCTTTTACTTTACCAATTGGCTGCTGTGCGGTAACCTGCCGTCAATAGATGGAATGGATAAAGCGTTGCAACCTTCGCCTGGCGATGTATACATTTATGATGGTAATAAGTATCGCTGGCAGAAGTTTGCAGCCACAAATGGAGGGATTATCGACCTGGAAGAAAAATACCTGCCATCTGTTGTATATGCCTATTGCCAGCTACAAACAGACAGCGCCCGGGTAGTAGATGCATGGCTGACAGCCGGAGACAGCACGGTGTTGTATTGTAATGGCCATGAAGTAAAAACTGTGCAAAACCCGGTGCAGCTACCTTTACACACAGGCATAAACCACATCCTCATCCGGAGCACTGGAAATCGCCGCAGGTTTACCTTCCGGCTGCGGGATGACCTTGTAATCACTAATCATAAGCACAAATACCAGATAAATTCAAAAACCAACCGTTATGAAGTGGATTAA
- a CDS encoding glycoside hydrolase family 28 protein — MIRHCIWLWCLLFTIEARSQWFDVTSYGAIGDSTTDNTAAIQKAVDACAAKGGKVYFPAGKYLSATVYLKSNVTLYIAGGATILGQKDTKLYPHQQAGIRFYGDEWAQQALFFCKDQENVHIEGNGIIDGQGAAFVTNTLKKPDRYRNRPYLLWFIGCKNISVRDITLRNSAFWMQHYLDCDDVKIQDIRIWNHSNKNNDMMDIDGCRNVIISGINGDSDDDGITIKSTSPRISENITISNCVISSHCNALKFGTESTGGFRNIAVTNCVIRPSAQLITIYGKPAGNSGISLEMADGGIMENVSINNIVIDGPQVPLFIRLCNRGRKYKEGGATPAPGIIRNIHLSDIHATGADVTGCSITGIAGTPLQALSLSHITIETAGGGKASGQPVPELEKDYPEATMFGVLPAYGLFIRYAKDIRLSDITFRAKEKDSRPGLVISHTQQFACTDLDVAGVSIQDSSNGFTQEKGAKKKLIE; from the coding sequence ATGATAAGGCATTGCATATGGCTTTGGTGCTTATTATTTACTATTGAAGCCCGCAGCCAATGGTTCGACGTAACCAGCTATGGAGCCATCGGAGACAGCACCACTGATAATACAGCTGCTATTCAAAAAGCAGTGGATGCTTGTGCTGCCAAGGGAGGAAAGGTGTATTTCCCAGCAGGGAAATACCTGAGTGCAACCGTTTATCTGAAAAGTAATGTCACCTTATATATAGCAGGAGGAGCAACCATCCTGGGACAAAAGGATACAAAATTATACCCGCATCAGCAGGCCGGGATTAGATTTTATGGAGATGAATGGGCACAGCAGGCGCTCTTCTTCTGCAAAGACCAGGAAAACGTGCACATTGAAGGGAATGGTATCATAGATGGACAGGGCGCAGCATTTGTGACCAATACCCTAAAGAAGCCGGACCGATACCGCAATCGTCCATACCTTCTGTGGTTCATCGGGTGTAAAAATATCTCTGTGCGGGACATTACACTACGTAATTCAGCCTTCTGGATGCAACACTACCTTGACTGTGACGATGTAAAGATCCAGGATATAAGAATCTGGAACCATTCCAACAAGAATAATGATATGATGGATATTGATGGCTGTCGTAATGTAATCATATCAGGCATCAACGGGGATAGCGATGATGATGGAATTACGATTAAGAGCACATCACCACGTATTTCGGAAAATATTACTATCAGCAATTGTGTCATTAGCAGCCACTGCAATGCGCTGAAGTTTGGTACAGAATCCACCGGTGGTTTCAGGAATATCGCCGTCACCAATTGTGTGATACGGCCATCTGCGCAATTAATTACCATTTACGGCAAACCTGCAGGAAACAGCGGCATTTCACTGGAAATGGCCGATGGTGGCATCATGGAAAATGTATCCATAAATAATATAGTAATAGATGGGCCACAAGTGCCGTTGTTCATTCGCCTGTGCAACAGGGGCCGGAAATATAAGGAAGGCGGCGCAACACCAGCTCCCGGAATAATAAGAAATATACATTTGTCAGATATTCATGCTACAGGTGCCGACGTTACAGGATGCTCCATCACAGGTATTGCAGGTACACCCTTGCAGGCGCTCTCTCTGTCTCATATTACTATCGAAACAGCTGGTGGTGGCAAAGCCTCTGGCCAGCCAGTGCCGGAACTGGAAAAGGATTATCCTGAAGCTACCATGTTTGGCGTATTACCAGCTTATGGCCTGTTTATAAGATATGCAAAGGATATAAGATTATCTGATATTACATTCCGTGCTAAAGAAAAGGACAGCAGGCCAGGCCTGGTGATCAGCCATACACAACAATTTGCCTGCACTGATCTGGATGTAGCAGGAGTAAGCATACAGGATAGCAGCAATGGTTTTACACAGGAGAAAGGTGCAAAAAAGAAATTAATTGAATAA
- a CDS encoding LacI family DNA-binding transcriptional regulator — protein MKKDNSKAAAGVKEIARLAQVSIATVDRVIHNREGVSEKTKALIREIMKRLNYQPNVLARRLALASRGNLRLATLLPVTSPETAFWEAPKEGIDQAENEIRQYGIKVERLFFDQNDEATFKKQVKKIIRSAPDGILLTPTFSDTALQLIDYCKESGIPYVLINTDIPGFNAMCYIGPENFHSGYVAAQLASYGIREGQKIVITKIAQEIDTNYSILRKEEGFRAYFKDNQLPYELITFDSKDTDYEIVARHLTKLLKKDNAIGAIFVTNSRVSLVARCLEKAGLKHLILLGYDFIPDNVSYLQSGTIDFLICEKPREQGYRGIITLFQHLVYDQPVEPEYLMPIEIVTKENCRYYRN, from the coding sequence ATGAAGAAAGATAATAGCAAAGCAGCCGCAGGAGTAAAAGAAATTGCAAGGCTTGCACAGGTATCTATAGCAACGGTAGACAGGGTAATTCACAACAGGGAAGGAGTATCTGAGAAGACAAAGGCCTTGATCCGGGAGATCATGAAAAGGCTGAATTACCAGCCCAATGTACTGGCGCGGCGCCTGGCACTGGCCAGCAGGGGAAATCTGCGGCTGGCCACGCTATTGCCTGTCACCTCGCCAGAAACAGCTTTCTGGGAAGCACCCAAGGAAGGGATTGACCAGGCCGAAAATGAAATCAGGCAGTATGGAATAAAGGTAGAGCGGCTTTTCTTTGACCAGAACGATGAAGCCACTTTTAAAAAGCAGGTAAAAAAAATCATACGCTCGGCCCCGGATGGCATCCTGCTAACACCCACATTTTCTGATACTGCCTTACAGCTCATTGATTACTGCAAGGAGTCCGGTATTCCTTATGTGCTGATCAATACAGATATTCCCGGCTTTAACGCCATGTGCTATATTGGGCCTGAAAACTTTCATAGTGGCTACGTGGCCGCTCAGCTTGCAAGTTATGGCATCCGGGAAGGGCAGAAGATTGTTATTACGAAAATCGCGCAGGAAATAGATACCAACTATTCCATATTGAGAAAGGAAGAAGGCTTCAGGGCGTATTTCAAAGACAATCAGCTGCCTTATGAGCTGATTACATTCGATTCTAAGGATACGGATTATGAAATAGTGGCCCGCCATCTGACAAAGCTCCTTAAAAAAGATAATGCCATCGGCGCTATTTTCGTCACTAACTCCAGGGTATCACTGGTTGCCCGTTGCCTTGAAAAGGCTGGCCTTAAACACCTGATCCTGCTGGGATATGATTTTATTCCAGATAATGTAAGCTATCTCCAGTCTGGAACTATTGATTTTCTTATCTGTGAGAAGCCGCGTGAGCAAGGGTACAGAGGTATCATCACTTTGTTCCAGCACCTTGTTTATGACCAACCCGTAGAGCCTGAGTACCTTATGCCAATTGAGATTGTTACAAAAGAAAATTGCCGGTACTATCGGAATTAA